The following nucleotide sequence is from Candidatus Zixiibacteriota bacterium.
CGCCGAGGCGGCCCGGATGCGCGGCGCGACCGTCGATCTGATCAGCGGTCCCACAGCGCTGCCCCATCCGTCAGGTGTCGAGTTGTTGAGGGTCAACACGTCCGAGGAAATGTACGACGCGGTGGTCGAGCGCGCCCCGCGCGCCACGATCATCATCGGTGTGGCGGCGGTCTCCGACTGGCGCGTCGATGAGGTGGCCGATTCGAAACTGCGCAAGGAGGACGGCACACCGTCGTTGCGTCTGGTCCCGACACGCGACATCATGGCATCGCTGGGCGCATCGAAACGACATGACCAAATACTCGTCGGTTTCGGACTGGAAACAGACCCGCGACGTCTGGAATCGATTGACAAGCTGAGGCAGAAGGGTCTGGATTTGCTGATCGCCAATAACCCGACACGGCCCGGCTCGGAGTTCGGCGGCGACACGAATGAAGCGGTCCTCATTGACGCAACCGGCACGATCACCCGGCCGGGACTGCTGTCGAAGCGCGCGCTCGCCGATGTTGTTCTCGACCGAATCGCGGAAATGATCGAACACAAACGCACCGGGGCACGCACCCGAACGTAGACGAAAGTCCCCATGGATGAGTCACTGGCAACGATGGGCCGGGCACTGCGGCAACTGCTGGACACCGAACCCTCGTTGCAGCTATTCGACGACCCCCGCGCGCAGCGGCGCGCGCGGTCGCTTGTGGAACTCTACGAACAGATTCACACGTGCACGAAGTGCCCGCTGGGACACTCGCGAAACAAGTTCGTCTTCGGCGTCGGCAATCCCAACGCCGAAATCCTGTTCATCGGCGAAGCCCCGGGACGGGATGAAGATTTGCAGGGAGAGCCGTTTGTGGGGCGCGCGGGCCAGCTACTCGACAAAATGCTGGCGGCAATCCACCTCCAACGCGAAGAAGTTTACATTGCCAACATCCTGAAATGCCGCCCGCCGGACAATCGCGACCCCCTCCCCGAAGAATCCGCCGCCTGTCTGCCGCACCTGGCGGAGCAGATTCGGCTGCTGGCGCCGCGCCTGATCTGTTCGCTGGGGCGCGTGGCGGCGCAGATTCTCATGGAGACGAAGGCGCCATTGTCCAAGCTGCGCGGCCGGTTTTATGAGTTCGGTTCCGCGCGCATGTTGGTGACATTTCATCCGGCGGCGCTCCTGCGTAATCCCAACTTCAAACGCGATGCCTGGGAGGACCTGAAGGTCTTGCGCAGAGCATACGATGATCTGAAAGGGCAGCCGTCGAACTTTTGATCGCCAGGTCTTCAAGGAGATCAATCCTATGGTTCACGCCGTAATCCTTGCCGGTGGCGCTGGAGAGCGATTCTGGCCGCTGTCGCGCCGCTCGCGCCCCAAGCAGCTATTGCCCTTATTGGGCGACCGTTCGATGATCGAGATGACCATCGATCGCATCAGTCCCGACATTCCCGCCGATCGCACCTGGGTGGTTACCGGACAGGAGATCGGGGCTGCCGTGTGCGAACGGCTCACGCAGATTCCCAAACAGAATATTCTCGAGGAGCCGCGCGGCAACAACACCTGTCTGGCGATTGCCTGGGCTGCCGCCGAGCTGCGACGCCGCGATCCCGATGCCACGCTCGTCGTCCTCTCGGCCGACCACGCAATCTCCCCGGTGGAGACATTGCGCCGTGTTCTCAGGGAAGGCGTCCGCCTGGCGGAATCCGACGATCATCTGATCACCGTTGGGATCACGCCCACGCGCCCGGAGACAGCCTACGGCTACATCGAATTGGGGCCGATCTTCGCCAAAACCGATGGGATCACGTCGTATCAGGTCGAGCGCTTCGCCGAAAAGCCCGACCGTCCCACCGCGCAGGATTACTATTACGACCGTCGGCATCTGTGGAATTCCGGTATGTTTGTCTGGACGGCGCGCGCGCTGCTGGACGCCCTGTCGAAACATGCTCCCGGCGTCAATACGCCGCTGATGGACTACATCAGGAAATCCGGCACCGGCCCGAACAACGGCGCACTGCAGGAGCTCTACGACACGGCCGAGTGCATCTCGATTGACATTGCCGTGCTCGAACGGGCCGACAATGTCGTGGTCATCCAGGCCGATCTGGCATGGGATGATGTCGGCAGTTGGCTGGCCCTGCAGCGGCTGTCGCACAAGGACTCGCACAGCAACGTCGTGCGGGGCAACGCGGTCTCCCTGGAGACATTCGACACGACAATCTACAACGATTCCGATGACTTGGTTTGCGCCTTCGGTGTCTCCGATTTGGTGGTTGTCCGCACCGGACGGTCCGTGATGGTGGCGCACAAGTCCCGGATCGATGAGATGAAGCAACTGATGGAGGAAATCAAGTCCGACCCCTCGTGGGAGGAGTACCTCTGATGAGACCCGTGACCGCGCCGGGGATTTTGGCTGTTCTGCTTGTGGTCAGTTCCTCGCCGGTTACGGCCGATCGCAAGGGTCCCGACCCTCTCGGCTTCCCCGGCGATGATGCCGTCATCACGGAGAATGTCACCGCTCACATGCCCGACACGGGTGCGGTCACAGCGCACGAATACCAACAGCCGGCTCCATCCACTGCGTCCACTGCGTCCTCACTCAGTCTCCAGGTCCAGTTCTACGCGTCGCCGGACATCGCCAAGGCGCGGGATGTCAAGTCGCGCGCCGAGGCGAACCTGCCCGATTCGATCACGCTGATCTATGAAACGCCGTACTACAAGCTGCGCACGGGCGACTTCCGCGATTACGACCAGGCCGAACACATCGCGGTCCGTCTGCGTGCCATGGGATATGAGACCGCCTGGGTCGTGCGCGTCGATCGCGCGCGCAACCCGCGCGCGACGGGTGAATGAAGGCGCCCGCCATTATCCCGATCGACCGCAGAGACCCGTCTCGTTTCGTTCCACGCATCGTTGGCCATCTTAAAAGGGCGGCGGTTGTTGTTCTCCCGACCGAAACGCAATATGCGTTGGCTGTCGATGCCTTTAACATTGCCGCGGTGCAATCAGTGCTCCGGCTCAAGGGACGCGACGCCGGCAACCCGCTGTCGATCTTCGTGTCCGGCTGGGACGCGCTGAAGCCCCTCGATATCCTGACAAACGACCGCGAGCGTCTCCTGGCCGAGGCATTCTGGCCGGGGCCGCTCACGCTGGTGCTCAAGACCGGAAACCGGCGGCTGTTGGCATTGGGGGGAGAGGGGTCGGTCGGGATTCGCGTCAGTCCGGAGCCGGTTGTCCGCTCGTGTCTGCGCACGCTCGGCCGGCCGTTGATTGCAACGAGTGCGAATCCTGCCGGTCGGCAGCCGCCGGCCGCCGCGCAGAATCAATGGTTGCAGAGACTCGCCGCTTCGGGTAGTGTCGTGTGGGTGCGCCCGCGATATTACCGGCGTGGTACTCCCTCAACCGTCGTCGATTGCCGTGACGGGCATCTGCGGGTGCT
It contains:
- a CDS encoding uracil-DNA glycosylase, with amino-acid sequence MDESLATMGRALRQLLDTEPSLQLFDDPRAQRRARSLVELYEQIHTCTKCPLGHSRNKFVFGVGNPNAEILFIGEAPGRDEDLQGEPFVGRAGQLLDKMLAAIHLQREEVYIANILKCRPPDNRDPLPEESAACLPHLAEQIRLLAPRLICSLGRVAAQILMETKAPLSKLRGRFYEFGSARMLVTFHPAALLRNPNFKRDAWEDLKVLRRAYDDLKGQPSNF
- a CDS encoding mannose-1-phosphate guanylyltransferase, whose translation is MVHAVILAGGAGERFWPLSRRSRPKQLLPLLGDRSMIEMTIDRISPDIPADRTWVVTGQEIGAAVCERLTQIPKQNILEEPRGNNTCLAIAWAAAELRRRDPDATLVVLSADHAISPVETLRRVLREGVRLAESDDHLITVGITPTRPETAYGYIELGPIFAKTDGITSYQVERFAEKPDRPTAQDYYYDRRHLWNSGMFVWTARALLDALSKHAPGVNTPLMDYIRKSGTGPNNGALQELYDTAECISIDIAVLERADNVVVIQADLAWDDVGSWLALQRLSHKDSHSNVVRGNAVSLETFDTTIYNDSDDLVCAFGVSDLVVVRTGRSVMVAHKSRIDEMKQLMEEIKSDPSWEEYL
- a CDS encoding SPOR domain-containing protein, which codes for MRPVTAPGILAVLLVVSSSPVTADRKGPDPLGFPGDDAVITENVTAHMPDTGAVTAHEYQQPAPSTASTASSLSLQVQFYASPDIAKARDVKSRAEANLPDSITLIYETPYYKLRTGDFRDYDQAEHIAVRLRAMGYETAWVVRVDRARNPRATGE
- a CDS encoding L-threonylcarbamoyladenylate synthase, translating into MKAPAIIPIDRRDPSRFVPRIVGHLKRAAVVVLPTETQYALAVDAFNIAAVQSVLRLKGRDAGNPLSIFVSGWDALKPLDILTNDRERLLAEAFWPGPLTLVLKTGNRRLLALGGEGSVGIRVSPEPVVRSCLRTLGRPLIATSANPAGRQPPAAAQNQWLQRLAASGSVVWVRPRYYRRGTPSTVVDCRDGHLRVLRHGAIAESQLRRVL